One Streptomyces sp. L2 genomic window carries:
- the nirB gene encoding nitrite reductase large subunit NirB — protein sequence MTATPEATAEATLEAAAPTIVLVGHGMVGQRFLEALAERGLTATHRVVVLCEEPRPAYDRVQLTSYFSGRTPGELSLTDLEFIRDHGIELHVGDPAETIDRKGRKVTARSGLVVGYDVLVLATGSYPFVPPVPNKDAEGCFVYRTIEDLLAIEAYAKSRATTGAVVGGGLLGLEAAGALKGLGLTSHIVEFAPRLMPVQVDEGGGAALLRTIEDMGLSVHTGVGTQEIVVGEDGAVTGMRLSDGSELATDLVVFSAGVRPRDQLARDCGLTVGERGGITVDERCRTVSDPHVFAIGECALAVDGRVYGLVAPGYEQAETAAATIAEDEASFTGADLSTKLKLLGVDVASFGDAHGTAEGCLDVVYADSRAGLYKKLVIGRDGTLLGGILVGDAESYGTLRALTGSVPPVSPESLVLPAGADSGAQLGPTALPDDAIICSCHNVSKGTIRGAVTEHRCVTVPEVKKCTKAGTGCGSCVKVLGQLVTAELEASGVEVDKGLCGCFEQTREELYEIVLALRITSYQELLDGYGRVGARGGDGCETCKPAVASVIASLAPAIGASGYVLDGEQAALQDTNDHFLANLQKNGSYSVVPRIPGGEIAPEKLIVIGEIARDFGLYTKITGGQRIDMFGARVEQLPLIWSRLVDAGFESGHAYGKSLRTVKSCVGSTWCRYGVQDSVRMAIDLELRYRGLRSPHKLKSAVSGCARECAEAQSKDFGVIATASGWNLYVGGNGGATPRHADLLAQDLSDAELVRLIDRFLMFYIRTADRLERTSTWLERIPGGLDHVRDVVVHDSLGICDELERLMRSHVAHYRDEWAETVNDPEKLARFVSFVNAPDTPDPVVAFVPERDQMKPDLPLLSIGVRPADDLLEGSAQR from the coding sequence ATGACCGCCACCCCGGAGGCCACAGCGGAGGCCACCCTGGAGGCCGCCGCCCCCACGATCGTGCTCGTCGGCCACGGCATGGTCGGCCAGCGCTTCCTCGAAGCGCTCGCCGAGCGCGGCCTGACCGCCACGCACCGCGTGGTCGTGCTGTGCGAGGAGCCGCGTCCCGCGTACGACCGCGTGCAGCTCACCTCGTACTTCTCCGGCCGCACGCCCGGCGAACTATCCCTGACCGACCTGGAGTTCATCAGGGACCACGGCATCGAACTGCACGTCGGCGACCCGGCGGAGACCATCGACCGGAAGGGCCGGAAGGTCACCGCCCGGTCCGGACTCGTCGTCGGCTACGACGTCCTCGTGCTGGCCACCGGCTCGTACCCGTTCGTGCCGCCGGTGCCGAACAAGGACGCCGAGGGCTGCTTCGTCTACCGCACGATCGAGGACCTGCTCGCCATCGAGGCGTACGCGAAGTCCCGGGCGACGACCGGTGCCGTGGTCGGCGGCGGTCTGCTCGGCCTGGAGGCGGCGGGCGCGCTCAAGGGGCTCGGGCTCACCTCCCACATCGTGGAGTTCGCGCCGCGTCTGATGCCGGTGCAGGTCGACGAGGGCGGTGGCGCGGCCCTGCTGCGCACCATCGAGGACATGGGCCTGAGCGTGCACACCGGGGTGGGCACGCAGGAGATCGTGGTGGGCGAGGACGGTGCAGTCACCGGCATGAGGCTGTCCGACGGCTCCGAACTCGCCACCGACCTGGTGGTGTTCAGCGCCGGTGTCCGCCCCCGCGACCAGCTGGCCCGCGACTGCGGACTGACGGTCGGCGAGCGCGGCGGCATCACCGTCGACGAGCGGTGCCGCACGGTCTCCGACCCGCATGTGTTCGCGATCGGCGAGTGCGCGCTGGCCGTCGACGGCCGGGTGTACGGCCTGGTCGCGCCCGGCTACGAGCAGGCCGAGACGGCCGCCGCGACCATCGCGGAGGACGAGGCGTCCTTCACGGGCGCCGACCTGTCGACCAAGCTGAAACTGCTCGGCGTGGACGTGGCGTCCTTCGGTGACGCGCACGGCACCGCCGAGGGCTGCCTGGACGTCGTCTACGCCGACTCCCGCGCCGGCCTCTACAAGAAGCTGGTCATCGGCCGGGACGGCACGCTGCTCGGCGGCATCCTCGTCGGCGACGCCGAGTCCTACGGCACGCTGCGCGCGCTCACCGGCTCCGTGCCCCCCGTCTCCCCCGAGTCGCTCGTCCTGCCCGCCGGAGCCGACTCGGGGGCCCAGCTGGGCCCCACCGCACTCCCGGACGACGCGATCATCTGCTCCTGCCACAACGTCAGCAAGGGCACGATCCGCGGCGCGGTCACCGAGCACCGGTGCGTGACCGTGCCCGAGGTGAAGAAGTGCACCAAGGCCGGTACCGGCTGCGGCAGTTGCGTCAAGGTGCTGGGGCAGCTGGTCACCGCCGAGCTGGAGGCGTCCGGCGTCGAGGTCGACAAGGGCCTGTGCGGCTGCTTCGAACAGACCCGCGAGGAGCTGTACGAGATCGTCCTCGCGCTGCGGATCACGTCGTACCAGGAGCTGCTGGACGGCTACGGCCGGGTCGGCGCCCGGGGCGGTGACGGCTGCGAGACCTGCAAGCCGGCCGTGGCCTCGGTCATCGCCTCCCTCGCCCCCGCGATCGGCGCCAGCGGTTACGTCCTGGACGGCGAGCAGGCGGCCCTCCAGGACACCAACGACCACTTCCTCGCCAACCTGCAGAAGAACGGCTCGTACTCCGTGGTGCCGCGCATCCCCGGCGGGGAGATCGCGCCCGAGAAGCTGATCGTGATCGGGGAGATCGCCCGGGACTTCGGCCTCTACACGAAGATCACCGGTGGTCAGCGGATCGACATGTTCGGCGCCCGCGTCGAACAGCTCCCGCTGATCTGGTCCCGGCTGGTGGACGCCGGCTTCGAGTCCGGGCACGCCTACGGCAAGTCGCTGCGCACGGTGAAGTCCTGCGTGGGCTCGACCTGGTGCCGGTACGGCGTGCAGGACTCGGTGCGCATGGCGATCGACCTGGAGCTGCGCTACCGGGGCCTGAGGTCGCCGCACAAGCTGAAGTCGGCGGTCTCCGGCTGCGCCCGCGAGTGCGCGGAGGCCCAGTCGAAGGACTTCGGGGTGATCGCCACGGCGAGCGGCTGGAACCTGTACGTCGGCGGCAACGGCGGGGCCACCCCGCGCCACGCCGACCTCCTGGCGCAGGACCTGTCCGACGCCGAACTGGTCCGGCTCATCGACCGGTTCCTGATGTTCTACATCCGCACCGCCGACCGCCTGGAGCGCACCTCGACCTGGCTGGAGCGGATCCCAGGCGGCCTGGACCACGTGCGGGACGTCGTGGTGCACGACTCGCTCGGTATCTGCGACGAGCTGGAGCGGCTGATGCGCTCCCACGTCGCGCACTACCGCGACGAGTGGGCCGAGACCGTCAACGACCCGGAGAAGCTGGCCCGGTTCGTGTCCTTCGTGAACGCGCCGGACACCCCGGACCCGGTCGTCGCCTTCGTTCCCGAGCGCGACCAGATGAAGCCCGACCTGCCGCTGCTGTCCATCGGCGTGCGGCCCGCCGACGACCTCCTGGAAGGAAGTGCCCAGCGATGA
- a CDS encoding FAD-dependent oxidoreductase: MTSNARVVVIGAGLAGVRLARRLGELGVPALLVGEEEHPPYNRVLLAEVLAGRYAPEVIALPAPDGLVRARVTAIDRAARTVSCADGTRIGYGTLVLATGSNPVLPPLRGLFTEDHELPEGVHAFRTLDDCLGLAKAVRPGVRAVVIGGGLLGVSAARALAVRGPQVVLAQQAERLMERQLDPNASRLVHRHLTDLGVEVHTECRVRDVRSLGGAVRSVELADGYALDADLVVLACGVHPRTGLAEAAGLAVRKGVVVDDELRTSDPDIHALGDCAQHDGTVYGLAAPALEQADVLAELLAGDATARYTGTRSLTRLTLTGTAGTAGTADPTAPDSPFGPFDLAAFGETEARPGDDVVQLADATRGTYRKVVVRDDRLVGGVLVGELGTVGALARAWEGAEPLPLDDGPLLHLLTNDGGS, translated from the coding sequence ATGACCTCGAATGCGCGTGTGGTGGTGATCGGCGCCGGGCTCGCGGGCGTACGGCTCGCCCGGCGGCTCGGCGAGCTGGGCGTGCCCGCGCTGCTCGTCGGGGAGGAGGAGCACCCGCCGTACAACAGGGTCCTGCTGGCCGAGGTGCTGGCCGGCCGGTACGCCCCCGAGGTGATCGCCCTCCCCGCCCCCGACGGCCTGGTCCGCGCCCGCGTCACCGCGATCGACCGGGCCGCCCGGACCGTGAGCTGCGCCGACGGCACCCGGATCGGCTACGGCACGCTGGTGCTGGCCACCGGCTCCAACCCGGTGCTGCCGCCGCTGCGCGGACTGTTCACCGAGGACCACGAACTCCCTGAAGGCGTCCACGCGTTCCGTACGCTGGACGACTGCCTGGGCCTTGCGAAGGCCGTACGGCCCGGGGTGCGCGCGGTCGTCATCGGCGGCGGTCTGCTCGGGGTCTCCGCGGCCCGCGCGCTCGCCGTGCGCGGGCCGCAGGTGGTGCTGGCCCAGCAGGCCGAGCGGCTCATGGAGCGCCAGCTCGACCCGAACGCGTCCCGGCTGGTGCACCGGCACCTGACGGACCTCGGTGTCGAGGTGCACACCGAGTGCCGGGTGCGGGACGTGCGCAGCCTGGGCGGTGCGGTCCGCTCCGTGGAACTGGCCGACGGCTACGCGCTCGACGCCGACCTGGTCGTCCTCGCCTGCGGGGTGCACCCCCGCACCGGTCTCGCCGAGGCCGCCGGGCTCGCCGTGCGCAAGGGCGTCGTCGTCGACGACGAGTTGCGCACCTCCGACCCGGACATCCACGCCCTCGGCGACTGCGCGCAGCACGACGGCACGGTGTACGGCCTGGCCGCGCCCGCCCTCGAACAGGCCGACGTGCTGGCGGAGTTGCTCGCGGGTGACGCCACCGCCCGGTACACCGGCACCCGTTCCCTCACCCGGCTGACCCTGACCGGCACGGCCGGCACGGCCGGCACGGCCGATCCGACCGCCCCCGACTCCCCCTTCGGCCCCTTCGACCTCGCCGCGTTCGGTGAGACGGAGGCCCGTCCCGGCGACGACGTCGTGCAGCTCGCCGACGCCACCCGGGGCACCTACCGCAAGGTCGTCGTCCGTGACGACCGGCTGGTCGGCGGGGTCCTCGTCGGCGAACTCGGCACCGTCGGCGCGCTCGCCCGCGCCTGGGAGGGAGCAGAGCCGCTCCCCCTCGACGACGGTCCGCTGCTCCACCTGCTCACCAACGATGGAGGCTCCTGA